One genomic region from Drosophila busckii strain San Diego stock center, stock number 13000-0081.31 chromosome 3R, ASM1175060v1, whole genome shotgun sequence encodes:
- the LOC108603608 gene encoding probable RNA methyltransferase CG1239 yields the protein MQQLCVENNNNQSEIKAVKRTATDEHDADSLEAKRLKPSKDDTIGAQESSTLQNSIQAHPSPKKRLQIGNKSANDKGKHNKGEYFKFGNYKHYYGKRLQDTDFHDIRLDVLAGHAELFRGKQILDIGCNSGLLSIAIARQFEPKSLIGLDIDRSLTNDAQTAITTLKRASNVEPADPTKFPFNVKFVHGNYVLDDDVLLEIERPQFDVVLCLSVTKWIHLNFSDAGLKQAFRRMYLQLRIGGKLILEPQAFDTYKRRKKLSENIRENYAAINFKPEDFTNYLLSPEVGFASMELMGVPEHCKAGFKRPIQIFSKN from the exons ATGCAGCAATTATGTGtggaaaacaacaacaatcaatcaGAAATCAAAGCTGTGAAGCGCACAGCAACCGATGAGCATGATGCCGACTCGCTGGAAGCGAAGAGACTGAAGCCCAGCAAAGATGACACAATTGGCGCCCAAGAGAGTTCCACGCTACAGAATTCAATACAGGCACACCCTAGCCCCAAAAAGCGTTTGCAAATAGGTAATAAAAGTGCTAACGATAAAGGTAAGCATAATAAAGGggagtattttaaatttggtaACTACAAGCACTACTATGGCAAGCGCTTGCAAGATACGGATTTTCACGATATAAGACTGGATGTGCTGGCTGGACATGCAGAGCTGTTTCGCGGCAAGCAAATACTTGATATTGGCTGCAATTCGGGTTTGCTGTCTATTGCAATTGCTCGCCAGTTTGAACCGAAAAGTCTCATTGGTTTG GACATAGACCGCAGCTTAACAAATGATGCGCAGACAGCCATAACCACATTAAAGCGCGCCAGCAATGTTGAACCCGCAGATCCAACTAAGTTTCCATTTAATGTCAAGTTCGTACATGGAAATTATGTGCTAGACGATGATGTATTGCTTGAGATTGAGCGCCCTCAGTTCGATGTGGTATTGTGTCTATCGGTTACCAAATGGATACACCTCAATTTCAGTGATGCGGGCCTTAAGCAGGCATTTCGTCGAATGTACCTGCAGCTACGCATTGGCGGTAAGCTGATACTAGAGCCACAAGCTTTCGATACGTACAAGCGGCGGAAGAAGCTCTCGGAAAATATACGTGAAAATTACGCCGCTATCAACTTTAAGCCCGAAGATTTTACGAATTATTTGCTCAGCCCAGAGGTTGGCTTCGCCAGCATGGAACTAATGGGTGTGCCTGAGCATTGCAAAGCCGGGTTTAAACGCcctatacaaatatttagcaaaaacTAG